In a single window of the Streptomyces sp. HUAS ZL42 genome:
- a CDS encoding serine protease, which yields MRSIRPSFTARRGRNARRRTSPVLATFALASALALTATACDSGDGTDTNSQASASADDGKIQIPSDIRDKLKEHGVDIDKWKNGAWKNWDKDDWLREAQDFINPIIEDLWDPDRMRDAEDPDRGVDDSDLSGDQGVTDPTPDPVDAKAVPATYHANAPEAGKVFFDSPEGTMVCSATVVEDPAHPGKSNLVWTAGHCVHAGKNGGWYRNIAFVPSYNDSGKPVAELENVAKEEVAPYGVWWGDWAQTSDQWIEQGGQTGGDGASYDFAVIHVTPEKGGNGKSLEETVGSALPVDFKAPSVPKVKSITATGYPAAAPFDGQKLYQCKDKPGRLSLNESDPTMYRIGCTMTGGSSGGGWVATGSDGKPALVSNTSIGPVRAGWLAGPRLGDVAKGVYDSVSKKFAGQ from the coding sequence ATGCGATCCATACGGCCGTCGTTCACCGCTCGCCGAGGGAGGAACGCGCGCCGCAGAACCTCCCCCGTTCTGGCCACGTTCGCCCTCGCCTCGGCGCTCGCTCTCACCGCCACCGCCTGCGACTCGGGGGACGGCACCGACACGAACAGCCAGGCCTCTGCCTCCGCGGACGACGGAAAGATCCAGATCCCGTCCGACATCAGGGACAAGCTCAAAGAGCACGGGGTCGACATCGACAAGTGGAAGAACGGCGCCTGGAAGAACTGGGACAAGGACGACTGGCTGCGCGAGGCCCAGGACTTCATCAACCCCATCATCGAGGACCTGTGGGACCCGGACCGGATGCGTGACGCCGAGGACCCGGACAGGGGCGTCGACGACAGCGACCTCTCCGGTGACCAGGGCGTGACCGACCCGACGCCGGACCCGGTGGACGCGAAGGCCGTGCCGGCTACGTACCACGCCAATGCCCCCGAGGCGGGCAAGGTGTTCTTCGACTCCCCCGAAGGCACGATGGTCTGCTCGGCGACGGTCGTGGAGGACCCGGCGCATCCCGGCAAGTCCAACCTGGTGTGGACGGCGGGCCACTGCGTGCACGCCGGGAAGAACGGCGGCTGGTACCGGAACATCGCGTTCGTGCCGTCGTACAACGACTCGGGCAAGCCGGTCGCCGAGCTGGAGAACGTCGCCAAGGAGGAGGTCGCTCCCTACGGCGTCTGGTGGGGCGACTGGGCGCAGACCTCGGACCAGTGGATCGAGCAGGGCGGCCAGACCGGCGGTGACGGCGCCTCGTACGACTTCGCCGTCATCCATGTGACGCCGGAGAAGGGCGGCAACGGCAAGTCCCTGGAGGAGACCGTCGGTTCGGCGCTTCCGGTGGACTTCAAGGCCCCGTCCGTACCGAAGGTGAAGAGCATCACGGCGACCGGCTACCCGGCGGCGGCCCCGTTCGACGGTCAGAAGCTGTACCAGTGCAAGGACAAGCCCGGACGGCTGTCGCTCAACGAGTCGGACCCGACGATGTACCGCATCGGCTGCACCATGACCGGAGGTTCGTCGGGCGGCGGCTGGGTCGCGACGGGCTCGGACGGCAAGCCTG